The DNA segment ttagggcatagtttttctctaatacaattttcgttaaaagcaattgctttagtggcatcaataagtttcttgcaggtatcttcataccgacgaagttttttccgattctcgttcgtcaatttctggtgaaaaatacgcagacttccttcttccatttattgaattttgtcacggacagctgtttcgccttatggcattatcaagcgactactgacttacaatctgacctttcggcctatctatctcatcgtgtgggaggtatgacctgaGGTAtaggtactggttagtctagggattaacagcttaagggcgttgttttagttacaaagaacataaggacatatgtactgtgacaataggagtgaaagtttaaacagtggttaaataaatattcataatacaaTGTCATGTGCTAGagttccttaaatgtatgtttaaaattaatatgttacatgttggttttagataaaaattacaaaattacatacaggaatgaaaatgaatatagaaatctaaatacgggagtacaaatatatgtatatattttatagcatgcataaaggtacaagagatcaTTTCtggtttatacataaatgtgtgatTTAAatttagtgtgtgtttgtgtgtgtgtgcatgtccaaaatggtctacgttggttaacggttgctgattcgtgttgggcggggtctcagcgacctgagtaaggatgttacttgactttcgctgacgctggtcttctcatgccttccaaggggcgcaaTGTTCttggtggattggggcgcgctgtctggtacctgttggcttgggtattccttctcctgctggacaagtaaatttgtaaactacattctgcACATCTCctacgaatgtagtttacaaatttacttgtccagaggaggtgtgtaaacctcacagccaaaactacatcgggcacactacaacgacccttcggagacgtctgctggctcatagaaatcaaggggccatccatcacattacatagatgttcacgacaggaagccatctctacaagagctcatagaaggcaaacccaggtcgtacacagagaagacaactacggtcgcctcttaataacggaagcagtgagcatcgctattcagaagccgaccttgaacgtccaacaagaatcggaccatatactcccctccagcaggagaaggaatacccaagccaacagggaccagacagcgcgcccaatccaccgagaacatcgcgccccttggaaggcatgagaagacccagcgtcagcgaaagtcaagtaacatccttactcaggtcgctgagaccccgcccaacacgaatcagcaaccgttaaccaacgcagaccattttggacatgacacacacacacacacactcaaatttaaatcaatatacacatttatgtataaacagaaattatctcttgtacctttatgcatgctataaaatatatacatatatttgtactcccgtatttagatttctatattcattttcattcctgtatgtaattttgtaatttttatctaaaaccaacatgtaacatattaaattttaaacatacatttaaggaaactctagcacatgacattgtattatgaatatttatttaaccactgttttaaactttcactcttattgtcacagtacatatgtccttatgttctttgtaactaaaacaacgcccttaagctgttaatccctagactaaccagtacccatacctcaaggtcatacctcccacacgatgagataaataggccgaaaggtcagattgtaagtcagtagtcgcttgataatgccataggCAGAAAACGAGCTGtagtgacaaaattcaataaatggaagaaggaagtctgcgtatttttcaccagaaattgacgaacgagaataggaaaaaaacttcgtcggtatgaagatacctgcaagaaacttattgatgccactaaagcaattgctttttaacgaaaaaaaaaaaaaaaaaaaacaaaaaaaaaaaaaaaaaaaaatatatatatatatatatatatatatatatatatatatatatatatatatatatatatatatatatatatatatatatacacatatctatatctatatctatatagaatcgaaatctatatcatatctatataatatcatctatatctaatatctctaatatatctatatatatcttattatatatcttatctatatctatatctctctatcaattataatagtatatatatatatatatatatatatctatattattctatatatctatctaatatctatatctagtaatctaatatctataatagatataatacagcaggcagtcccccgggttacgacgggggttccgttcttgaggcgcgtcgtaagccgaaaatcgtcgtaagccggaacgacacttggaaatatgccttaaactaagaaaaagttagagaccttacctgtggtggacatgcaagtagattgcatgatgtgtagtgtggttattccaatggcaaaggatggttcttgaaggtataattctttattaaactcttgtgacactaaaaagcacaatgtacactacacttaatccttagggtatacactaaacactgtcactgtatacgtatacacatgcaTTGCACACTTTGTTAGATCCTTgatacactaaaatcccagtctggtagctctggaaggtaaaagtataacacaattagtacaaaatactacacaaagtcctgaatacaatatgtaaattatagatatcaagagtaaaagagttaatgtatgttaattaattccttactttgagttatatcaagagtaaaaaagttaatgtatgtgaattaattccttacctttagtttaaagttgtctttcaatgtaaccctggatggacaaagtcttatgtggccccatagcctacatcattcagggggttctggaatgtacaaaaaataattagtatgtcagtaagtactctatgcatagtaagttacatacagtaatatgcaccatacagtggtttaatatcacatatataacatgtataaaacttagttaatgtatgttaattaattccttacctttagtttaaagttctcgttcaatgtaaccctggatggacaaagtcttatgtggccccatagcctacatcattcagggggttctggaatgtacaaaagataattttgtcagtaagtactctatgcatagtaagttacatacagtaatatgcaccatacagtggtttaatatcacatatataacatgtataaaacttagttaatgtatgttaattaattccttacctttagtttaaagttctcgttcaatgtaaccctggatggacaaagtcttatgtggccccatagcctacatcattcagggggttctggaatgtacaaaagataattttgtcagtaagtactctatgcatagtaagttacatacagtaatatgcaccatacagtggtttaatattgtaaatgattggtctacaccccctgttcagcagggagtgtacagtatgtatgtaattccatgagggaccttgatcacttatcccatgtgagagatcttggtcacttaatgtatgtttactatatgtactatgtataattccttacctttagtacagtagtacatagtttacagttgtcgttctatgttatgtagtaaccctggacaaagttttatgtggccccatagcctgcatcatggagggggtcctggttttctggaatgtaccaaaaaagtatcaaagttaagtcatgttatgtatgtttagtaagttacatacagtaaccatacgtacagtggtttataacatgtacatatgtacataatcaaacttggttggaaattcctgtaaaaaaaagttatgtacgtatgtaatatgtgtactactgtatgtaaaaaccttactgttcatactttgttacactacatgttacatgtgatacgtatactttcctgaagggttttgtTCCatcaaaaatggtgcttctacttgtagtagttatcccttgatgacacttgtagtaacaacctggagttgtgtgaaaaatgttggttctggaaggaaaaagtaacaaaattagtgtacaaaatatacactacagaaagttgtgaatgcatatgttaattactgtagatatatcaagagtactaaagagttaatgtatgttaattaattccttacctttagtttaagttGTCTTTCAATGtaaaccctggatggacaaagtcttatgtggcccatagcctacatcattcagggggttctggaatgtacaaaaaataattagtatgtcagtaagtactctatgcatagtaagttacatacagtaatatgcacatacagtggtttaatatcacatataacatgtagtataaaaacttaatttagaaattccttacataacttaccaacttttagtgagtctcaaagctgttacctaggttgtgggagatggaggtggaggtgtagagcattcatgataaggatgcattccaaacctaacttcagtgtgctttatcacagataacaggctaggatgatgggcagtctggaatgaagaattaatattaaaggacagtatgtaaccacttaggtgtacaaaatttattgtacgtatgcaaacattaaacacaactgagaattccttacctccagcaaaatgaagacatgtaggctatgtagagtctggtttatgtaagtcacaggtgcatgccagtctggaatgtaATGTAATagtagtacatatgattatagtatgtatgttacatacataacatggttattacatatgtaatattaaaaacattaataaaaaaactgtccttaccaaattctagtgttggctttgcttactgggatggtcaatggtacatgagagtgggtggctgggctatggagtggatGGGCagggtgcttgggagtctggaatgataaaaaatatataaaatgatagttactactactgttaactactgcacatgtttattactgtttgacatatgtagtgtgtaatacgtatgttcaatataaaaacaaaaaatgaagaattccccttttacctgaaggaatgggagaggtgatactactcgtatcaaactgatttgggctctggggaggtgatacttgtatcaactgatgagggaacatctacatctggaaagaatgatagggtacataaatatattataaggtggatgtatgtaattgtagcatatgtacacttttaataaaattttctattagcaatttataaacattttatacaaatttgttaaggatccttacctgatgtatagggcgaggcatcaaaaccatggaaaggctcagggtcatctgggtcactgtcactatcaaaggggtctgaaatggaaaaaaaaataataataaggttatgcaacatcaaacacattgtaccactatgtaagttagtgtacgaatgtatgtagggtgtaaacaatttccaacatgaaaatgagaaaaatgaaattgcttacctggttgtacacgtgcaggtgggcgggctgatacagagggtccaggtacagggggatctggaactgtcacaggtagtacagggagatctggaactgtcacaggtagtacagggagatctggaactgtcacaggtagtacagggggatctggaactgtcaccacttctgcaataaaattacaaatgatgaaaattaatgaagttacaatttatactcttacatttagtagttgttacattaaaaaattaacacattttaatatgtacactatgtaaacacataaattagtaaaacagttcagaattccttaccaggactaggagtgggaggtggtggtactggagacttgtgaaagaaagtgtcaagcctggactgcacacttctcttcgtctgcttctccttcagggtctccttgtagaaagtcaccaaatccatgattcctctcttgattttgtcaaacctagaaacgttagggtcttctgcctcaaaagaagccaaggctctctccagatgagtaaaaccctctgacaagcctttcacagttaatgacctgggttttggctctggtgccgcctcctcttcctcaatcatttgttgttcaagttctagtaagtcctctgcagacaattcctctccatgggaagccagcagctctgttacatcatcaggttcaagatctagttgcagcctcttgcttagccctacgatcttcctcgtcacagtctcgacgtcttctgcctggtcaaagccttcaaaactgtgcacaaactgtggacacagtttcctccaggccccatttaaagtggtcgtcttcacctcgtcccaagcacttgcaatgttcttcactgcatctgcaatgttgtagcccttccagaattgcttcagtgtcaactccttgttagcttctatggccctcaaagcaacacgtatggtccttctaaggtagtaagccttgaaatttgctattactccctggtccattggctgtatcagcgatgtggtattgggtgggaggtacaccccaccttcacattaggatgcatgtcgctcaaatttgaagggtgaccaggggcattgtccaggactaagagggccttaaaaggcagacccttcgaagtcaaataccgctccactgctggcacgaaatggtcattgaaccaatcttcgaagaccattaaggtaacccacgccttcttgttagatttccaaatcacagggagttgactcttgaaaatgcccttgaaagccctgggattctcggccaaatacaccagcaagggcttcagtttcaaatcaccacttgcattggccccaaacagcaaagtcagtcgctccttccAGCTTTATggcaggtgctgacttctcctccttggaaaggtacgttcgatttggcattcttttccaaaataatccagtctcatccacattaaagacttggtcagccgtgtaaccaccatccttaattatctcagccaaaccacctggaaaactttctgctgcttcgctatcagcactagcagcttcaccttgcagcttcacattatgcaaatttgcacgagccttaaaacggttaaaccaacctctactcgcggaaaattcaccaccagcactgccttcgccaaactttttcactactgcctcatgcagcgctctagccttctcctggatcacacttaagctcaccggaacacgtcgctggttctggtcctccagccagatcatgagcaatttctccatttcaacaatgctctggctacgttgcttctcgtttatcaccgttgacttcatcggtgcagcatccttaacgtgcttcagaatacgttccttatcctcacaatggttaccaccgtggtcctgctcaagcctaaagaacggcctatttcggtgttagtttctcccttctccgaacgctttatcacgtcatatttgacctccatcgtgatgaccttcctcttcttggatgaactatcatcggaggaagtactttggcgtttaggagccattgtaaattagcgaaaatggcaaggaattttcAGCAACTCTCAGCACACAAACCTAgtggaatgcaggcaggcacgcgattgaagtggcgtcctttcgtattgttacgcttggcgtcctcagaccgtccgaggtcgttgttcggtcaatttaccatacagttttaatagcgttaattaatttatgcacctcgctcaaaactagttctgcatatgaggtatcgttaaaaagcataacaaaacgtcgtaaccttggcatttgtgttgtaatctaaccagaaacttagtttttttaattatgtactggaaacaagcaatgatttttcatatatttgcgcttttggactgttttaaactgcgcatcccaaagctagtgtattcattcgcccccccccccccccccccgcacaaaaactagttccgcatatgcggcgtccagtaaaaaaattcaaaaaatacgaaaaaaaaaagtgtcaaaaattcatcataacctcaaaatttttgttgtaatgtaaccaaaaacatatttttattatgtactgtgctaaactataaaggattttatcatagcatgcgttttttaaaagcgtcgttaactcggagcgtcggaagcgtcagcgtcgtaacctcggaacaagcgtcgtaacccaggacggaatttccattgaatatttaagaaaaagcgtcgtaacctcggaacgtcgtaagacgaaccgtcgtaagccggggaccgcct comes from the Macrobrachium nipponense isolate FS-2020 chromosome 34, ASM1510439v2, whole genome shotgun sequence genome and includes:
- the LOC135208007 gene encoding tigger transposable element-derived protein 1-like gives rise to the protein MDQGVIANFKAYYLRRTIRVALRAIEANKELTLKQFWKGYNIADAVKNIASAWDEVKTTTLNGAWRKLCPQFVHSFEGFDQAEDVETVTRKIVGLSKRLQLDLEPDDVTELLASHGEELSAEDLLELEQQMIEEEEAAPEPKPRSLTVKGLSEGFTHLERALASFEAEDPNVSRFDKIKRGIMDLVTFYKETLKEKQTKRSVQSRLDTFFHKSPVPPPPTPSPEVVTVPDPPVLPVTVPDLPVLPVTVPDLPVLPVTVPDPPVPGPSVSARPPARVQPDPFDSDSDPDDPEPFHGFDASPYTSDVDVPSSVDTSITSPEPKSV